The following nucleotide sequence is from Flavobacterium sp. N1736.
GGATTTTGGGTTTCCTTTATAGTGATTTTTGTCATGATTGTAATTTTTTACAAATTTAGTAAAGTTATTTTCTACTAATACCTATATTTGATTTTTTAATAAAATAATTAAGACTCTTTACAAATAAATCGTATTAAAATGCAGGAGTCTGAAATTTATTTAAACTTATTTGCCTTTATGGGATTTAGAATCAGGGTTTTATTTGTTTTTTTGATAACTTCTTTTTTTGCTTATTCTCAAGAAGGAATTCCTGTTTATTCAGATTATTTATCAGATAATTATTATTTAATTCATCCGTCTATGGCGGGAGCGGCGAATTGCGCCAAAATAAGATTAACTGCCAGAAAGCAATGGTTTGGTCAGGATGATGCACCTTCACTTCAAACGTTGAGTTTTAACGGAAGAATTGGTGAAAGATCCGGAGCCGGAATTATTGTTTTTAATGATAAAAACGGATACCATTCACAAAAAGGATTAAAACTTACATACGCACATCATATTATGTTTTCGAGAGATGAAGTCGATTTAAATCAGCTTTCGTTTGGTATAAGCGGTGGAGTTATTCAGAGCCAACTTGATGAAACACAGTTTGGAACCACTTTTGATCCTATTGTTTTTGGTTCAATTCAAAAAGATTCTTATTTTAATCTTGATGTGGGAGCTTCGTATAATTTTATGGATTTTTATGCTCACGCAACGGTTCAGGGTTTGCTTGAAACCAGACGGGAAATATATACAGACTACGAAAGTGATAATTTGAGAAAGTTTTTGTTAAGTGTGGGATATGTTTTTGGCAAACATGATAATATTACCTGGGAACCTTCTGTTTTGCTGCAGGTATTTGATCAGACCAAACAAAAATCGCTAGACGTGAATTTAAAAGCATACAAGTATATGGATTTTGGCAGTTTATGGGCTGCATTGTCTTATAGAAGAAGTTTTGATGGCGTTCAATATAGCTCAGGAAGTGGAGTATCTGCTCAAAAACTGCAATATATTACGCCTATTATAGGTATAAATTATAAAAATTTCATGTTTGCTTATACGTATTCGCAAGTTACGGGCGATGTGAAATTTGATACTGGTGGTTATCATCAGATTACTTTAGGAATCAATTTATTTTGTACAAAGGAACGTTACGATTGTAATTGTCCGGCAATTAATTAAATTTTTTTATTATGCTGATTAAATCTGTAAACGGAAAATCTCCGGTAATTCCTGAGGATTGTTATGTTGCCGAAAATGCAACTATTGTTGGTGATGTTACCTTTGGAGATTCTTGCAGCGTTTGGTTTAATGCTGTAATTCGCGGTGATGTTCACTTTATTAAAATTGGAAATAAAGTTAATATTCAGGACGGCGCTATTATTCATTGTACGTATCAAAAACATCCAACAATTATTGGTAATAATGTTTCAATTGGGCATAATGCAATTGTTCATGGCTGTACGGTTCACGATAATGTTTTAATAGGAATGGGAGCCATTGTAATGGATAATTGTGTCATAGAAAGTAATTCTATTGTTGCAGCCGGTGCGGTTTTAACACAAAATACAGTGGTGACTTCCGGAAGTATTTATGCAGGTGTTCCGGCCAAAAAGGTAAAAGATATTGACCAATCAGATTTTGCCGGCGAAATCGAGCGTATTTCGAATAACTATGTAATGTATTCAGGCTGGTTTAAAAACGAAAAATAAAACTATAAATTGATTTTTTCGAAGAAAGCATTCTTGTAACTTTCGCTAATCGGAATTCGTTTGTCGCTTATTAAAACTTTATTTTTTTGAATTGATTTCACATGTTTGATATTGATAATATACGATCTGTGAATTCTCGAAAATCCTTTGCTCGAAAGCAAGTTTTCTAACTTGATCAGACTAATTAGCGTTAAAGTAAATTTATTATCGGTCGTATAGATTTTTACGTAATCTTTTAAACCTTCGATAAATAAAATATCAGCAAAATTCATTTTTACATTTTCATATTCAGCTCGCACAAACATAAAATCCTGTTCTAATTCAGGAGCTGTGGTATTTTCTGAAATGGTTTGAAGCGCCGAAGTCGGATTAAAAATTTGCTGCGCACGCACAACTGATTTTAAAAAGCGATGAAAAGGGATTGGCTTTACTAAATAATCGACAGCGCCAAGATTAAATCCTTCAACAGCATAGTCTGAATAGGCAGTTGTAAAAATAATTAATGGTTTTTTCTCAATGGTATTTAAAAATTCGATTCCTGAAAAATGCGGCATCTGAATATCCAGAAAAACCAAATCTATATTCGTTTGATTGATAAACGAAACAGCATCAATCGCGTTATTGAAAGTGCTGACCAATTCAAGTGAATCTACTTTTCGAACAAAATCTTCTAATAATTCAACCGCTAAAGGTTCATCGTCTATAATTACACATTTCATCTGTTCGGAATTAAATTTTTAAAGTTGTTTCGGCAGCCAAAAGTAGTTTGAAACCAATGTATTAAGTTTTAAAATTATCATAAAATAGTATCTTATTATGATAAATTTATGCTTTTACGGTGATGATAATATACTAATTAAGTGCTGTTTGAATTTTGTCTAATTTTAAATTTAAATGCACACGATAATATTGATTGTCTTGCGTAATGGTAAGTTCGTGCGCATTTGGATAAAGTAAATCGAGTCTGTTTTGAATGTTTACGAGTCCAATTCCTGAATTTTCAGGATCTTTCACATAATTTTCAATTTTGTTTTCAATCCAGAAATCAAGATTATTATCTAATATAAAAATCTTAATTTTTACATGAGCAGCACCTTTATAATCAGTTCCGTATTTAAAAGCATTTTCTACAAACGAAATCAAAAGCAAAGGTTCGATAAATTTATTTTTGGTATTTCCGTGAACATTTACAAAAATGTCTTCGATATCATTAAGCCTGAGCTTTTGTAATTCGATGTAATTTTGAATGTAATTGATTTCTTTTTCTAAAGCCACCGTTTTATTATCCGTTTCATACAGCATATATCGCATAAGTTCAGATAAAGTTACGATGGCATCAGGGACCAAATCAGATTTCTTGTGTGCCAAAGAATAAATACTGTTTAAGGAATTAAATAAAAAATGCGGATTGGTTTGTTTTCGCAAATAAATTAATTCAGTATTTGTTCGGTGCGTTTCGGCAATTAATTTGTTTTGTTGGTTGTTATAAAATTCAGTTAATGTTTTAATAATGGCACTTATTGTAATAATCAGAATGTAAAAAAGAGAAGGTCCAATTTTAAAAAATAAGGGCTGTCTTCTTGCCATCATTATATGTCTCCCATTTTTTAAATACAAATCCATATTTTGAGGCATCATTTTAGGAGGCAGCATATTTAGGGGTCTTGTATGACCAAATTCAGGAATAAAATAATTGATCCTGATTACCATAAAAAGAAAAATAAGAGCAAAAACAAAAACAAAATAAAGCCAGTATTTTTTTTCCAAAAGTAAAGTAGGTACCAAATAAAAATAGTTGAGATAAAACAAAATAATCCCGGTACTCCATTGCACATAAAAATCATTATTGATTCTAAACGGGCTTTCGTAAAATTGAATCAATGAAGTCAATATAAAGAAAGTCCAAATGATGCTATGAAATAAAATTTTGTTGGAGCTGGTATTTTTGATGGTACTGATGTTCATTTAGATTTTTATTTTTAATAAAATTAAATCATTTTTTGATACCGTTGGTGATATGTTCTCTTTCAGTTTTTCTGCAACCAGATTTGCCACTTTTAAGGCATCTTCTTCTGTCGAAAAACTTTTAGTATCGCTGATAACCGGTATAATAGATTGTTTTATTAAAATCTTGTTTTTATGCGAAATCGAATATCCCCAACCCGAAGCTGTTTTGAAAGATTCAACTTTAAGTGTTTCATTTTTTGTACAAGCCGTAATTTGTACAACAAGAAAAAGAAATAATAAATTCTTCCGGAGTAAAATCCGGAAGAATTGTGTTTTTGTATTAATTATCATTGTCATTTTGTTCCTCTAAAGGTTTAAATTCCCAGGCATCATCAAAATAAGTAGTACCTATTCTTCCTAACATATAAAAACCCCTGTTGTTAATTGCAAAACCAACAGCATCCGTTCTTGTAGCGCCTTCCATTGGGGTTCTTTCTACCCAAAGATCTGTTGTTGGGTTGTATTCCCAAACGGTTTTTACACTTTCACCACCCACAATAAAACCTAAACCGTTCATAGAAAAACTTGATGCATTAGAACGAACAATAGCATAATCATCGTTGAAAGACTCATCGTCATCGTCATCCTGATCAATATCTCTTTTACGAGTCCAAACATCTGTAGAAGGATCAAATTGCCAAAAATCTTCCTGATAAACACCATTATTAATTCCGGTTCCTAAATAAGCTTTGTTATCAATTACAAAAACAGTAGCATTACGTCTTTTGTTTCCGCTAAAACCGTTTACAAGAGTCCATGTATTTGCCTGATCATCATATTGGTAAAAATCTTTTAGATAATTTCCGTCATAACCCGTTCCAATATAAGCTTTTCCACCCACCTGAAAACCTACGGCAGCATAACGGGCAGTACCCGCAAAATCGGTTTTTTGAGTCCAGGTATTATTCGATGGATCATATTGATAAAAATCTTTCAGTTTATTCGTTCCGTCATAACCAATTCCCACATACCCTTTATCATTAAGTGTAAAACTAGATGCAGAACTTCTGCCTACACCAATAAAATCAGCTTTCTGTTCCCAATAATCACCAGTTGAGTTGTACGCCCATAAATCTTTTAAATACTCATCTCCTGTATAACCGGTTGCTATATACGCAAAATCACCAATAACAAAACTAGTGGCACTAGATCTCGCTGGTCCATCAAATGCTGATTTTTTTATCCAGTTTCCTATTAAATCATCGTCGTCATCACTCTTGCTGCAGCCTATAAAAAGAAGGCTCGAAAATATTGCTGCGAATAATATTCCATTTTTTAAATTATTCATCATAGTGTATTAAATTTATTTATTGTTTGTATTTGATGCCAATGCCTAAAATGTAACCGTTTCCGGTATTAAAATCATAAACGGTATGATTATCGCTGTCCCGAATTGTGTACTTTTTATTAAAATCGTAACCCGCCTTAAAATTTAAAAACCAATTTTTGTCAACGTTTCTCTCATATTCAAACGCAGTTGTCATTTGCGATGTACTAATTTTTGTACCATTATTAAGGTCAACAAGCGAATGATCGAGATTGTAAAAATTGCCATTAAAGCTATTCGTTAAGCTAAATGCATTTCGAATATTGTTAGCATATGAAATTTTAGAATCAGGAAACCCAACCAGCAATGCACTTTTATCGTTTACCTTATATTGTAAAGATAAGGTGGGCAGGAATCGTGGATAACCAAATACCGTTGTTCTCGAAACTCCAATATTTACATTGAAATTCGGATTCAGTTGTTGACTTATTTCGAAACTTCCTAAGAGCGTTACATCAGAAATGTCAAGATTTTTTTGAAAATTTGCTGTTGGCGTAAGAGCAAGATTCAGTTTCGTATTTGAAATTTCATGCGAAATTTCAAATTTGTTTTTCAACTGATTAAATTGATCCAGATTTTCAAATGCTTCAAAATTTTCCGCGTCATAATTCACTTTCAAATTCGAATATTCTATTGTATTCTTTATTTTATTTTTTGAATTGAGTGCTGCATTAAATGATACACCAATACCGGTTTCATTAAAATCGATTTTATCCGTTGGCTCTGTTTTCAAATTCGCATTTACTGAAAATTTTTCCTGAGCTTTCATATTCAAAAATGAAATCAAAAAAAGAGCACCTATTAAAAGCCTTATTTTCATTACTTAATTATTGGTTCAAAAGTAGGTGGCTAATGGTTTTAAAAAAAAGAAGATATATGTATGCCTCTTTTTGATAGACTAAATCCCCTTTTTTATGGCTGAACCAATTATTTATAAGCCCAAAGCTATTGTAGATGATATTTCACTGTTTATAGGTTAAAAAGGCGAGACTGTATATGTTATAGTGCAGTGCAGAAGAGTGCATTTTATATTTGTTCAAAAAATAAGATTATGCATAAGTATATATTGATGTTGGTTTTTGCACTTACAGTAATTTCATGCGGTACAGATACAGATGCCGGCGAGTTTGTTGTTGGTTCTGATTATTTGGCGGTAAGCAATAAAGTAATTATGATTGATACCGTAACGGTCGAAATGTCTACCATAAACTTCGATTCGCTTGTTACCTCAAGTCAAAGCCGGATTTTAGTGGGTAATTACGAAGATCCAATATTTGGGAAGATTAAATCAAACGGCTATTTTGAATTAGCAGGAAGTTCTTATAGTCTGGCAAGTACAGGTTCTGATACTGAATCTGTAAATTATGTTTTTGATTCTATTTCGATGATTTTAAAATATGATAATTATTATTACGGAGATACTACTAAAGTTCAAACGTTTGATATTCACAGAGTCACTCAAAAGATAAAACCAAATACAGATGATGATAGTTTTTACAATAATTCTTCTGTGAGTTACAGCAATGATATTCTTGGAACTATATCATATAAACCGAGACCAACTGAAAAAGATTCCATCAATATTAAAATGGATAATACGTTTGGAGAAGAACTTTTTCAAAAGATCAAAAAAAGGGAAATTACAGGTTTAACCAACTTAACAGAATATTTAAAAGGTCTTGTTTTAGTTCCTTCCATTACCAATTCTTCCAGTATTGTTGGTTTTAATACTAAAAGCGTCGTCAGGATGTATTATTCGAAATACCAAAGTGATGATGAGAATACGTATCATATAGATTTTACCATTTCTGACGCCGTAAAACAGTTTAATTCTATTTCTTCGGATAAAACGGGAACCTTAATTCAAAATTTACCCATTTCGAGCAGTAAATTATCGAGTTCATTAACAAACAGGCAAGGATTTATTCAGTCGGGCGCAGGAGTAGCGTGCCGGATTGATTTCCCGAATATAAAACAGCTCAAGTACATTTCAGAAAAAGGCGCGATTGTCGACGCTCAATTGATCTTAAAACCGGTAAATAATACGTATTCAGAACAATATCCTCTCCAGGATTCTTTGCGGGTATATGTAGCTGATAATCTAAACCGAATTAGCGCTCCTTTAGCAAATTCTGCGGGAAGTGCAGTATATGGTTTATTGAACAAAAAAAGCGATGAGTTTAATGAAAATATCGGTTATACAATATCGGTTGGCGGATTTCTTCAAAAGGAAATGTGGAAACAAACCGATTCAAAATCCGCACTTATTTTAACGTTGCCGGGAATTTCTAAATCAGTAAACAGAATTGTTTTAGGAGATCAAAAGCATCTGAACAATAAAATTCAATTGAAAGTTTATTATATCTCCTATTAGATGAAAAATAAAATAGTTTTTTTAAGTTGCCTCATTCTAATGTCGCTAACGGCATTTTCTCAAAGTATTTCAAGTTCTCCATATTCATTATATGGTGTCGGAAGTGTGTATGACTCTGATTTTGGTTCGATTCCTTCTATTGGTTCGTCAGGAATTGCATTGCCTTCCAATGTTTTTATTAATAATTTAAATCCGGCGTCATTAGGTTATTTGCCTTTAAATCATTTTATGTTTGATATTGGAGGAAAAGCAATTGCAACAACTTATGAAAGTGATTCAAGATCTGAAAAGCGAAATAATTTTCAGTTTTCTCATATCGCTTTTGCCTTTCCGGTTACAAAAAACTCCGGATTTAGCATGGCTTTGCGGCCTTATTCAAGCGCAACATTTAAAATATCAAATTTAAAACTTCCTATCACGGACAGCCAGGAATTTTATTATTTAACAGCAGCAGGTTCCGGCGGATT
It contains:
- a CDS encoding type IX secretion system membrane protein PorP/SprF, with amino-acid sequence MGFRIRVLFVFLITSFFAYSQEGIPVYSDYLSDNYYLIHPSMAGAANCAKIRLTARKQWFGQDDAPSLQTLSFNGRIGERSGAGIIVFNDKNGYHSQKGLKLTYAHHIMFSRDEVDLNQLSFGISGGVIQSQLDETQFGTTFDPIVFGSIQKDSYFNLDVGASYNFMDFYAHATVQGLLETRREIYTDYESDNLRKFLLSVGYVFGKHDNITWEPSVLLQVFDQTKQKSLDVNLKAYKYMDFGSLWAALSYRRSFDGVQYSSGSGVSAQKLQYITPIIGINYKNFMFAYTYSQVTGDVKFDTGGYHQITLGINLFCTKERYDCNCPAIN
- a CDS encoding gamma carbonic anhydrase family protein; the protein is MLIKSVNGKSPVIPEDCYVAENATIVGDVTFGDSCSVWFNAVIRGDVHFIKIGNKVNIQDGAIIHCTYQKHPTIIGNNVSIGHNAIVHGCTVHDNVLIGMGAIVMDNCVIESNSIVAAGAVLTQNTVVTSGSIYAGVPAKKVKDIDQSDFAGEIERISNNYVMYSGWFKNEK
- a CDS encoding LytR/AlgR family response regulator transcription factor; this translates as MKCVIIDDEPLAVELLEDFVRKVDSLELVSTFNNAIDAVSFINQTNIDLVFLDIQMPHFSGIEFLNTIEKKPLIIFTTAYSDYAVEGFNLGAVDYLVKPIPFHRFLKSVVRAQQIFNPTSALQTISENTTAPELEQDFMFVRAEYENVKMNFADILFIEGLKDYVKIYTTDNKFTLTLISLIKLENLLSSKGFSRIHRSYIINIKHVKSIQKNKVLISDKRIPISESYKNAFFEKINL
- a CDS encoding sensor histidine kinase codes for the protein MNISTIKNTSSNKILFHSIIWTFFILTSLIQFYESPFRINNDFYVQWSTGIILFYLNYFYLVPTLLLEKKYWLYFVFVFALIFLFMVIRINYFIPEFGHTRPLNMLPPKMMPQNMDLYLKNGRHIMMARRQPLFFKIGPSLFYILIITISAIIKTLTEFYNNQQNKLIAETHRTNTELIYLRKQTNPHFLFNSLNSIYSLAHKKSDLVPDAIVTLSELMRYMLYETDNKTVALEKEINYIQNYIELQKLRLNDIEDIFVNVHGNTKNKFIEPLLLISFVENAFKYGTDYKGAAHVKIKIFILDNNLDFWIENKIENYVKDPENSGIGLVNIQNRLDLLYPNAHELTITQDNQYYRVHLNLKLDKIQTALN
- a CDS encoding DUF4907 domain-containing protein codes for the protein MIINTKTQFFRILLRKNLLFLFLVVQITACTKNETLKVESFKTASGWGYSISHKNKILIKQSIIPVISDTKSFSTEEDALKVANLVAEKLKENISPTVSKNDLILLKIKI
- a CDS encoding Kelch repeat-containing protein, translated to MNNLKNGILFAAIFSSLLFIGCSKSDDDDDLIGNWIKKSAFDGPARSSATSFVIGDFAYIATGYTGDEYLKDLWAYNSTGDYWEQKADFIGVGRSSASSFTLNDKGYVGIGYDGTNKLKDFYQYDPSNNTWTQKTDFAGTARYAAVGFQVGGKAYIGTGYDGNYLKDFYQYDDQANTWTLVNGFSGNKRRNATVFVIDNKAYLGTGINNGVYQEDFWQFDPSTDVWTRKRDIDQDDDDDESFNDDYAIVRSNASSFSMNGLGFIVGGESVKTVWEYNPTTDLWVERTPMEGATRTDAVGFAINNRGFYMLGRIGTTYFDDAWEFKPLEEQNDNDN
- a CDS encoding DUF6268 family outer membrane beta-barrel protein; the encoded protein is MKAQEKFSVNANLKTEPTDKIDFNETGIGVSFNAALNSKNKIKNTIEYSNLKVNYDAENFEAFENLDQFNQLKNKFEISHEISNTKLNLALTPTANFQKNLDISDVTLLGSFEISQQLNPNFNVNIGVSRTTVFGYPRFLPTLSLQYKVNDKSALLVGFPDSKISYANNIRNAFSLTNSFNGNFYNLDHSLVDLNNGTKISTSQMTTAFEYERNVDKNWFLNFKAGYDFNKKYTIRDSDNHTVYDFNTGNGYILGIGIKYKQ
- a CDS encoding DUF4270 domain-containing protein gives rise to the protein MHKYILMLVFALTVISCGTDTDAGEFVVGSDYLAVSNKVIMIDTVTVEMSTINFDSLVTSSQSRILVGNYEDPIFGKIKSNGYFELAGSSYSLASTGSDTESVNYVFDSISMILKYDNYYYGDTTKVQTFDIHRVTQKIKPNTDDDSFYNNSSVSYSNDILGTISYKPRPTEKDSINIKMDNTFGEELFQKIKKREITGLTNLTEYLKGLVLVPSITNSSSIVGFNTKSVVRMYYSKYQSDDENTYHIDFTISDAVKQFNSISSDKTGTLIQNLPISSSKLSSSLTNRQGFIQSGAGVACRIDFPNIKQLKYISEKGAIVDAQLILKPVNNTYSEQYPLQDSLRVYVADNLNRISAPLANSAGSAVYGLLNKKSDEFNENIGYTISVGGFLQKEMWKQTDSKSALILTLPGISKSVNRIVLGDQKHLNNKIQLKVYYISY